A region of Allocoleopsis franciscana PCC 7113 DNA encodes the following proteins:
- a CDS encoding pentapeptide repeat-containing protein, whose protein sequence is MTGRIFLNADELDRSTEANLSNPESLQQAQELIYKFLKGLVNSQPPETVLIEFKHLFISGDSSINSEGLQALYRIVLNNDEEEFKNTLKRSCYILINNWASQRKFASIQELIEILADAKETPTPLSPSLKRLKSWITNFVDQEDYQELKLFAAPHLSQDRGYWSHRYTSYLLVPQYLDSRNPKEQREIARNLSQRLKEKFKFDLAMYTARCNSPIAQNQELSNPTKLGEGVIRLIKKVITRTTLFDYTNQAHIFLQQTRELNYLRFKYRLKRYLGVSIHQKGLSESLPTKLYEKLDNLYESHNQDSLNVDLLLRTCRQIIEWLTTEDGEEPSYLFILLTTQGNTLTLVVILLKTILICQYVRTYLEVCIAKLIRYYENYPEKECQWFINFLEIFNLVMAIYTENVQYNLVKVRDNHSDNQPVGDSDSYRVFSQFKGADLRGNDLNHTDLRHSDLSAADMREANLCGTDLTQADLSLAKLSNANMSFAILNEAELIAADMNHANLSSARLIATKLRHADLHQANLTHAILNRATLNASNLSGADLREADLQYTDLSHTNLNQANLSGANLQYADLSNANLSGANLSGANLQNANLAHANLHSAKLTQANLSRADLESVNLRGANLQGALLRHVRMSHASLMGANLRDTDLSHAELIGGNLRGTNLSDALLRHVNLSGADLRDADLRGANLFSTNLNSADISHAQFGESSEFFELSQEQVEAGKNTVCERLERITLD, encoded by the coding sequence ATGACAGGGCGCATCTTTCTAAATGCTGATGAACTGGATCGGTCTACAGAGGCCAATTTGTCAAACCCGGAAAGTCTCCAGCAGGCTCAGGAATTAATCTATAAATTTTTGAAAGGTCTTGTCAATAGCCAGCCCCCAGAAACAGTACTTATCGAATTTAAACATTTATTCATTTCTGGCGACAGTAGCATTAATTCAGAGGGATTGCAGGCTCTTTATCGAATTGTTTTGAATAATGACGAAGAAGAGTTTAAAAATACTTTAAAACGCTCATGTTACATCTTAATTAATAACTGGGCTTCCCAAAGAAAATTTGCATCTATACAAGAATTAATTGAAATTTTAGCGGATGCCAAGGAAACGCCAACCCCTCTTTCACCCAGCCTCAAGCGCCTCAAAAGCTGGATTACTAATTTTGTTGATCAAGAAGATTATCAAGAACTAAAATTATTCGCTGCACCTCACCTCTCTCAAGATCGAGGCTATTGGAGTCATCGTTATACCTCCTATTTATTAGTACCCCAATATCTAGATTCTCGGAATCCTAAAGAACAGCGAGAAATTGCCCGAAATCTTTCTCAGCGGTTGAAAGAAAAGTTCAAATTTGATTTGGCAATGTATACCGCTCGCTGTAATTCTCCCATAGCTCAAAACCAAGAACTCTCTAATCCTACGAAGCTCGGAGAGGGAGTGATTCGTTTAATCAAAAAAGTTATTACTCGAACCACCTTATTTGATTATACCAACCAAGCTCATATTTTTTTACAGCAAACCAGGGAACTAAATTATCTTAGATTTAAATACAGATTAAAGAGATATTTAGGGGTTAGCATTCACCAGAAAGGCTTATCAGAATCTCTCCCAACTAAGCTGTATGAAAAACTCGATAACCTTTATGAATCTCATAATCAAGATAGCTTAAATGTTGACCTTTTGCTAAGAACCTGTCGGCAAATCATTGAATGGTTAACCACAGAAGATGGTGAAGAGCCTTCTTACCTATTCATTTTGTTGACGACCCAAGGCAATACGCTGACTCTCGTGGTCATTCTACTCAAAACTATTTTGATTTGCCAATATGTTCGGACTTATCTAGAAGTTTGCATTGCCAAACTGATTCGCTATTACGAAAACTATCCCGAAAAGGAATGCCAGTGGTTTATTAATTTCTTGGAAATTTTTAACCTCGTAATGGCTATTTATACGGAAAATGTTCAGTACAACCTCGTTAAAGTAAGAGATAATCATTCCGATAATCAGCCTGTTGGGGATTCAGATAGCTACCGAGTCTTTTCTCAATTCAAAGGAGCTGACTTACGAGGAAATGACTTAAACCATACCGATTTACGCCATAGCGACCTGAGCGCGGCTGATATGCGTGAGGCTAATCTGTGCGGTACCGATCTCACTCAGGCTGACCTGAGTCTTGCTAAACTGAGTAACGCCAACATGAGTTTTGCCATTCTTAATGAGGCAGAGTTGATTGCGGCGGATATGAATCATGCCAATTTAAGCAGTGCGAGGCTGATCGCCACCAAATTACGTCATGCTGACTTACATCAGGCAAATCTGACCCATGCAATACTGAACCGTGCAACACTCAATGCGTCTAATTTAAGTGGTGCCGACCTGCGAGAAGCAGACCTTCAGTATACTGACCTCAGCCATACCAATCTCAACCAGGCGAATTTGAGCGGTGCTAACCTCCAGTATGCAGACTTGAGTAATGCTAACTTGAGCGGGGCGAATTTGAGCGGTGCTAACCTGCAAAATGCTAATCTAGCCCATGCCAACCTCCACAGTGCTAAACTCACTCAAGCCAATCTCAGCCGCGCTGATTTGGAGTCGGTAAACCTGCGGGGTGCCAATCTCCAGGGAGCGCTACTGCGTCACGTCAGAATGAGCCATGCTAGCTTGATGGGTGCTAATTTGCGGGATACAGACTTGAGTCATGCTGAGTTGATTGGTGGCAATCTCAGAGGTACCAATCTGAGCGATGCTCTTTTACGTCACGTCAACCTCAGTGGCGCTGACTTGAGAGATGCTGATCTCAGAGGTGCTAACTTGTTCAGTACCAATCTCAACAGCGCCGATATTAGCCATGCTCAGTTTGGAGAGAGTTCCGAATTCTTTGAGCTCAGTCAAGAGCAAGTAGAGGCTGGCAAAAATACGGTTTGCGAACGACTCGAACGAATCACCCTAGATTGA
- a CDS encoding DUF760 domain-containing protein, producing the protein MNNLSNSGSELFDSEKERSNLLWQYVQSLHPEIVAQLSQPPLEVVQVMERNLVSMLGHLPHEHFGVTITTSREQLGRLLSSAMMSGYFLHNAQQRMVFEKSWQGAAEANEKEK; encoded by the coding sequence ATGAACAATCTGTCAAATTCAGGTTCCGAGCTCTTTGACAGCGAAAAGGAACGCAGTAACTTGCTATGGCAATACGTTCAATCTTTACACCCAGAGATAGTTGCTCAACTCTCCCAGCCTCCTTTAGAAGTAGTGCAGGTGATGGAACGCAATCTTGTTAGTATGTTAGGACACTTACCTCATGAGCACTTTGGCGTTACAATCACCACAAGTCGCGAACAGCTTGGTCGGTTGCTGTCGTCTGCGATGATGAGTGGCTATTTTTTGCACAATGCTCAACAGCGAATGGTCTTTGAAAAGTCTTGGCAAGGCGCAGCAGAAGCTAACGAGAAAGAAAAATAG
- a CDS encoding pentapeptide repeat-containing protein, which translates to MNRPDYRIPSDYRISEDKAEEVFTLAAQLYAQHNQSYSVKELMDAGTEARIPPEFIQQAIDQLQIQHSPTPKPVPMAQNKKYLIGLAIGLPLLAAIAGIGWLLARNAATNAQVQPPSPPVEQPITSQPPLTNPNPVVTNFKCAGLTLSGQNFSGKNLSQADCTRANLTNANLSKTNLQSSNLSKADLSNANLQGADLRGANLAEADLSNANLSGANLEGANLSKTDLRGANLNNANINRTDLTEAKLDGANVNLNGTKQ; encoded by the coding sequence ATGAACCGCCCAGACTATCGAATCCCTTCAGATTACCGCATTTCTGAAGATAAAGCTGAGGAAGTTTTTACTCTTGCAGCTCAATTGTACGCTCAGCACAATCAGAGCTATTCTGTCAAAGAACTGATGGACGCTGGAACAGAGGCAAGAATTCCGCCAGAGTTTATTCAACAGGCGATCGATCAGCTTCAGATTCAGCATTCGCCCACCCCAAAACCCGTACCCATGGCGCAAAATAAAAAATACCTGATTGGTCTGGCGATCGGGTTACCACTCCTTGCCGCCATTGCTGGGATCGGATGGCTTCTTGCCAGGAATGCTGCCACCAATGCACAGGTTCAACCACCATCCCCACCTGTAGAGCAACCGATTACAAGCCAACCTCCACTGACTAACCCCAATCCGGTGGTGACTAATTTCAAATGTGCAGGTTTAACTCTTTCAGGACAGAATTTTAGTGGCAAGAATCTGAGTCAAGCCGATTGCACCAGAGCGAATTTGACTAATGCTAATTTGAGTAAGACCAATCTGCAAAGCTCTAACCTGAGTAAGGCTGATTTAAGCAACGCTAACTTGCAAGGTGCAGATCTCAGGGGAGCCAATTTAGCTGAAGCCGATTTAAGCAACGCCAATTTGAGTGGTGCGAACCTGGAAGGTGCCAACTTGAGCAAGACAGATTTGCGGGGGGCGAATCTGAATAATGCGAACATCAACAGAACCGATTTAACTGAAGCCAAGTTAGACGGTGCAAACGTCAACTTAAATGGCACTA